The sequence TCGGATCGGCGAAGTCGAGCCACGAGGTGGGCGGCGCCCAGCCCTTTTCCTTGAAGAGCTTCGTGTTGTACGCGATGCCCGTCATGCCGAGTTGCACGCCCGCGCCCATGTCGTCCTTCATGCGCGCGAACGGATAGAGCTCCTTGAGCACGGGCGCATCGTCGAGCTTCTTGCATACGCCCATGCTGACCGCGCGCGCCATCACGCCGTCGTCGAGAAACACGACGTGAATCTGCGGATTGGTCTTGTTCGCGAGCAGCTTCGCGAGAATGTCCGACGACGTGCCCGGCACGACGACGACCTTCACGTCGTTGGCCTTCTCGAAGTCGGGCAGCACTTGGCTCGTGTATGCCTTTTCCATCGGGCCGCCGTTCATGCCGATGTATATCGTCTTGCTTTGCGCGAACGCGGGGATGGCGGCGGTCAGGCCGCACAAAGCTGCGGCTGCCGCGATCGTTTTGATGAGTTTCATTCGTAGTCTCCTGTCCTAAAGAGCGGATTCACTGCATCTGATGCGTAGTGGAAAGCGATGATGTGGCGTTGGCACGTGTAAAGCGCTCGACCGAAAACGCGCCAATGGGCGTTGCCGTGGCGCCGTCGGCAACGAGGTCCGCCAGGACTTCGCCGACGCCCGGCGCGAGCAGAAACCCGCCGCCGGAAAAACCGAAGGCATGCAACAAACGCGGCGTCGTGGAACTCGCGCCGATGATCGGATTGTCGTCGGGTGTCGCGCCTTCCACGCCGCTCCACGTGCGGATCACGAGCGCGTGTTCGAGCATCGGCAGCAATTGGCAGGCGTCGCGCATCACGGTGCGCGTGGTATCGGTGGACGGCTGACCGAATTCGCCGTTGCCGCTTCCGCGTCCGCCGCCGATCACGACATTGCCGCGCTCGACTTGCCGCGCGTAGATGCCGCCGCCGAACACGCCGAGGTTGTGCGTGATGAACAAGGGCAGCGGCTCGGTCACCCACATGTTCGGATAGATCGGCTCGAGCGGCACCGCTTCGCCGAACTGTGCCGCGAGCGTGTTGCCCCACGCGCCGGCCGTGTTGATGAGCCAGTCGGCGGTAAAGGACGCGTCGCGCGTGCGCAGCCGGAAACGTGCGCCGTCGAAAACGGCCTCGGTCAGCGCGGTGTTTTCGCGAATGTCGGCCCCGGCCTCGCGTGCCGCGCGCGCAAAAGCCGGCGACACGAGCCGCGGATTCGCGTGACCGTCCCGCGCGCACAGCGAGCCGCCGACGGCGCGCGAGCCCAGCCACGGATAGCGGCGATGGAACGTGTCGCCCGCCATCACCTGCAGCTCGAGTCCGTGCTCGCGCGCCATTTGCGCGTAGCGGTGGAGCCCGTCGAGATCGGCATCGCTGCGTGCCAGCCGCAAGTGTCCCGAGACGACGAATTCGCCGTCGCTGCCGATCAGCTCCGGCAAGCGGTCCCATACGCGGCGCGCGCGCAGCGCGAGCGGCAGTTGTTCGGCGGGACGTCCTTGGCAGCGCACGCCGCCGTAGTTCACGCCGCTTGCCTGCGCGCCGCAGAAGCGCCGCTCGAACAGCCCGACGCGCAAGCCGCGCTTCGCGAGATTGAGCGCCGCCGACGCGCCGACGAGACCGCCGCCCGCGATCGCCACGTCGTAATGCGTGCCGTCACTCATCGCGGGCCTCCTCGGCGATTTCGGGGACTGCGCCGGAATGCAGCGCGAGCGAGATCGGCACGGGCTTGATCGGCGCCTGCGCGCGCAGGCGGCCGACCGCTTCGAGCGGCCGCCCGGTTTCTTCCGCAAGCAGCAGCGCGGCGGCTTCGCCGCACATGCGTCCTTGGCAGCGTCCCATGCCGGCGCGCGTCAGCGCCTTCAGCCGATTGATTTCGGTGACGCCGTCGTTGCGGATGCACGCGCGCAACGCGCCTGCGTCGATTTCTTCGCAGCGGCACACGATCGTCTCATCGGGCCAAGGCGACGCGCAGGGCTCGCGCGGCGTGAACGCGGCGTCGAGTCCCGCGCGGAATGCCGCGATGCGTTGCATGCGGTGTGCGATCGCGGCGTCGCTTTCGCGGCCCGGCATACGCGGACGGGCAACGCCGAGATCGTCGATCAGCGCGAGCGCCGCGCGGCGTCCCGCGAGCTCCGCCGCATCGGCGCCGGCGATGCCCGCGCCGTCGCCCGCGAGATAAATCCCGGCCACCGAGCTGCGGCCCGCTTCATCGAGCGAGGGCAGCCATGTGCGGCTGCTCGAATCGAAGCGAAACGCGCAGCCGGCGAGATCGGCGAGCTGCGTTTCGGGACGCAAGCCGAAGCCGAGACCGACCGCATCGCAATCGATCGCGAGCGGCGCGCGTCCTTCTACACGTCCTTCTGCGCGCCATTCGATGCCGGTGACGCAGCGCTCGCCGCGAATGCGCACGAGCGTCGCGCCGCGCACCACGCGTATTCCTTGCGCGCGCAACCATCCGGCGTAGTAGAGCCCTTTGGCGAGCGTGGAAGGATCGCGAGCGAGGCGTGGCAGAGCGGCCGCCTGCTGAGCGAGCGAACTCGTATCGATCACCGCCGCGACCTGCGCGCCCGCCTTCGCGTATTGATACGCGACCAGATAGAGCAGGGGCCCCGTGCCCGCAAATACGACGCGCGTGCCGATCGCGCAGCCTTGCGCTTTCAAGGCGATCTGCGCGCCGCCGAGCGTATAGACGCCGGGCAGCGTCCAGCCGGGCAGCGGCAGTACGCGATCGGTCGCGCCGCCCGCGATGATGAGGTGCGAGAACGGCACGCTTTGCGCGCGCCCTGCATGAAGCGTATCGACGCGCTGCGCGCCGATGCTCCAGGCGAGCGTGTCCGGCCGGTAGTCGATGTGCGGCAGCAGCGCGGCCATGGCCGCATGCACGCCTTCGGCCTTGTTCGCTTCAAAGCCATACAGCGTTCGCTTCGAGCGCTTGAAGTCGCCCGTTGCCGGCGGCTGACGATAGATCTGGCCGCCCCAGCGCGCGTTCTCGTCGAGCACGATCGGCGCGAGCCCGGCGGCGACGAGTGTCTCGGCGGCGCGCACGCCGGCCGGACCGGCGCCGACGATCACGATGCGAGGGGTGTCGTTCGATGTGGTGCTCATCGGGCGGGCTCCGCTTCGGCATGCCGCAGAACATCCGGTGCGCGCGTGACGATCCGCATGCCGGCTTCAACGAGCGTCGAGCACGCGCGGATCCGCACACCGTCCTCCGTTCTCACCCAGCAGTCCTGACACGCGCCCATGAGGCAGAAACCGGCACGCGGCGCGCCGCTGAATTCGCTGTCGCGCACGCGCTTGCCGTCGAGCAGGATCGCGGTCAACACGGTGTCGCCCGCGAGCGCGCTGACGCTACGGCCATCGAGCACGAAAGCGACCGGCGCGCGGCCTTGCTCGGCAACGCGCACGAACTGCGGACCGTCGCCGCCGCTCGCATGCGAGCCGCGTTCGCCGTTGGCGTCGATATCGGGCGAGGTGTGTGCCATGAGGGACGAGGGGGAAGAGGAAGTCATCCGTGATGCCCGACCAGAATGCGGTTGAGGCCGTAGGCGCGGTCGATCAGCAGCATCGCACCGGCCGTGATGACGATCACGAGCGCGGAGACGGACGCCATCATCGGGTCGATCGATTCGGTCGCGTACATGTACATGCGCACCGGCAGCGTCACGGTTTGCGGCGACGTGACGAAGATCGACATCGTCAGCTCGTCGAAGCTGTTGATGAAGGCAAGGAGCCAGCCGCCGGTGATGCCGGGGATGATCATCGGCAGCGTGATGCGCTTGAACGTCGTCCACGGATCGGCGCCGAGCGAAGCGGCGGCGTGCTCGACGCTGCGTTCGAGCCCGGCCACCGACGCGAGCAAGAGCCGCATCATGAACGGCGTGACGATGATGATGTGCGCGATCGTGAGCCACACGAACGAGCCCGTGACGCCGATCAGCGCGAAGAAGCGCAGGAAGGCGATGCCGAGCACGAGGCTTGGAATCACGAGCGGCGAGAGCAGCAGGCCGTTCAGCATGCCGCGTCCTGGAAAATGCATCCGTCCGATCGCGAGCGCCGCGGGTAGCGCAATCGCAAGCGACAGCGTCGCCGACAGAAACGCGAGCTTTACGCTATTGAAAAACGCGCTGATGAAATCCGGATAGTCGAGAATCGCGCGGAACCAGCGCAGCGAGAAGCCGTGCGTGGGCAGCGTCAGGGTTTCGTCGGGCGTGAAGGCGACCAGTACGACGATCGCCAGCGGCGCGAGCACGAAAAGAATCACGAGCGTGTGAAAGACAAGCGCGATAGGGCCGTTTTTTCTCATTGCTTCAGTCCCCGCGCCGTTAGCCCATGCTGCGCTGATAGCGCCGTTCGAGCATGCGGTAGTACGTGAGCATGATCGCGAGATTGGCGATCAGGAGCAGCACCGCAATCGTCGCGCCGAGCGGCCAATTGAGCGAGCTCAGAAACTCGTCGTAGACGGCGGTGGCGGCAACCTTGAGACGGCGTCCGCCCAACAGGCCCGGAATGGCGAACGCGCTGGCGGAGAGACCGAACACCATCAAGCTGCCGGACAGGATGCCCGGCATCAATTGCGGCAGGACGATGCGGCGCAGCGCCGTCGCGGGTGACGCCATCAGCGACAGCGCCGCGTTCTCCGTCTGCGGGTCGAGCTTTTGCAGCGAGGTCCAGACGGGAATCACCATGAACGGCAGCATCACATGCACGAGCGCGATGACGATCGCGAATTTCGTGTATTCGAGCCGATAAGGACCAAGCCCGAACGCGCCGAGCGCCTGATTCACGAGGCCGTTCGTATTGAGCAGCATGCTCCAGCCGAACGCGCGCACCACGACCGATACCAAAAGCGGCGCAAGGATCGCGAGCAGAAAGAGCGAGCGCCACGGGTCGCGCATGCGGTAAAGCACATAAGCCTCGGGCGCACCGATCACGATGCACAGCAGCGTCGTCACGATCGCGATGCCGAACGTGCGCGCGAAAATCTCGTGGTAGTACGACGAGCCGAGCACGTGGGCGTAGTTGCCGAACTGGAACGCGGCGATCGGGCCGCTTTGCGGATCGAAGCGATAGAAGGTCAGGACGACCGTCATCGCGAGCGGCACGAGCACGAGCGTCGCGAACAGCACGAAGGCAGGGGCGCACAGCAGCCAGGCGGGCAGGAACGCATGCCACGGCGCTTTCGACGGCGAGGAGACGTTAGCGTTGGCGGCCGCCGCGCCGCTTAGCGTGCTGGTCGTGCTAGTGGGCATGGCGGGCATCCTCGTCGATGAAGCGCACGGCATCGCTCGTCCAGTCGACGCCGACCGCATCGCCTTCCGCGAACGGCTCGCCGCCTTCGTTCTGGCAGCACACGAGCATGTCGCCGAGCTTGCTGTCGACGCGGTAGAGCCATTGACTGCCGAGGAAGAAGCGGCTCGCTACGCGCGCGGCGAGACGGCCTGCATCGGGCGCGCACAGGCGCAGCTTTTCCGGGCGGATGCAGAGCGTGACAGCGTCGCCGAGGCCAAGCCGGCGCTCGGGGCGCTCGGCTCGTTGCGTAGACGAGGCATCGCGCGTCTCGATCAGATCGTGGCCGAGGTCGATGCGGATTTGATCGTCGGCGGCATGCACGACCACGCCCGGCAGCATGTTCGCCTTGCCGAGAAACTGGGAGACGAATTGCGTTTGCGGACGTTCATACGCACGGTAGGGCGTATCGACTTGCGTGATGCGGCCGGCCTCCATCACGACGACGCGGTCGCTGATCGACAGCGCCTCCGCCTGATCGTGCGTGACCATCACCGTCGTGGTGCCGACCTTGCGCTGGATCGCACGCAGCTCGAACTGCATGTCCTCGCGCAGCTTCGCGTCGAGATTCGACATCGGTTCGTCGAGCAGCAGCACCGGCGGCTCGATGACGAGCGCGCGAGCGAGCGCGACGCGCTGCCGCTGTCCGCCCGACAGCTCGCGCGGAAAGCGCTCGCCGAGCTTGTCGAGACGCACGAGGCCGAGCGCTTCGCGAATCCGCCCGGCGCGCTCCGCTTTGGCGACGCCGCGCATTTCGAGCCCGAAGCTCACGTTTTCGGCGACCGTCATGTGCGGAAACAGCGCGTAGCTCTGGAACACGACGCCGAGCCCGCGCTGGTTCGGCTTCACGTGCGTGATGTCGCGGCCGTCGAGCGCGATGCGCCCGCGCGTCACGTCGATGAATCCCGCGATCATCTGCAGCGTCGTCGTCTTGCCGCATCCGGACGGGCCGAGCAGCGAGACGAACTCGCCTTTTTCCACGGAGAGATTGAGATCGGAGACGGCGTGCAGGTTGCCGTAGGACTTCGAGAGATCGGTGAGCGTGAGGAACGACATGGTCTGGCCTCTGAGTGCGGCGGCGGACGACTGCCGGTGAAGCGACTCTAGCCAGCCAAATTACGCAGCGTCAATTTCAAATTCCGTTCAATGGGATAAAAATTCAAAAAATTCCGTTTGGCGGAATAAAAGTGATGCCGTGGCGATCCTTATTCCGTTGCTATGGTTTGCCGGGAAGGCCGTAAAAATAGGGGTAAATGCGGATAAGCGGCTGCCGTGCGGGTTTGCGCGCGAGGATTATCGGCGGTTAAAAAATTCTATATGATTCCGTCCAATGGA comes from Trinickia violacea and encodes:
- a CDS encoding NAD(P)/FAD-dependent oxidoreductase → MSDGTHYDVAIAGGGLVGASAALNLAKRGLRVGLFERRFCGAQASGVNYGGVRCQGRPAEQLPLALRARRVWDRLPELIGSDGEFVVSGHLRLARSDADLDGLHRYAQMAREHGLELQVMAGDTFHRRYPWLGSRAVGGSLCARDGHANPRLVSPAFARAAREAGADIRENTALTEAVFDGARFRLRTRDASFTADWLINTAGAWGNTLAAQFGEAVPLEPIYPNMWVTEPLPLFITHNLGVFGGGIYARQVERGNVVIGGGRGSGNGEFGQPSTDTTRTVMRDACQLLPMLEHALVIRTWSGVEGATPDDNPIIGASSTTPRLLHAFGFSGGGFLLAPGVGEVLADLVADGATATPIGAFSVERFTRANATSSLSTTHQMQ
- a CDS encoding NAD(P)/FAD-dependent oxidoreductase → MSTTSNDTPRIVIVGAGPAGVRAAETLVAAGLAPIVLDENARWGGQIYRQPPATGDFKRSKRTLYGFEANKAEGVHAAMAALLPHIDYRPDTLAWSIGAQRVDTLHAGRAQSVPFSHLIIAGGATDRVLPLPGWTLPGVYTLGGAQIALKAQGCAIGTRVVFAGTGPLLYLVAYQYAKAGAQVAAVIDTSSLAQQAAALPRLARDPSTLAKGLYYAGWLRAQGIRVVRGATLVRIRGERCVTGIEWRAEGRVEGRAPLAIDCDAVGLGFGLRPETQLADLAGCAFRFDSSSRTWLPSLDEAGRSSVAGIYLAGDGAGIAGADAAELAGRRAALALIDDLGVARPRMPGRESDAAIAHRMQRIAAFRAGLDAAFTPREPCASPWPDETIVCRCEEIDAGALRACIRNDGVTEINRLKALTRAGMGRCQGRMCGEAAALLLAEETGRPLEAVGRLRAQAPIKPVPISLALHSGAVPEIAEEARDE
- a CDS encoding (2Fe-2S)-binding protein — encoded protein: MAHTSPDIDANGERGSHASGGDGPQFVRVAEQGRAPVAFVLDGRSVSALAGDTVLTAILLDGKRVRDSEFSGAPRAGFCLMGACQDCWVRTEDGVRIRACSTLVEAGMRIVTRAPDVLRHAEAEPAR
- a CDS encoding ABC transporter permease, which encodes MRKNGPIALVFHTLVILFVLAPLAIVVLVAFTPDETLTLPTHGFSLRWFRAILDYPDFISAFFNSVKLAFLSATLSLAIALPAALAIGRMHFPGRGMLNGLLLSPLVIPSLVLGIAFLRFFALIGVTGSFVWLTIAHIIIVTPFMMRLLLASVAGLERSVEHAAASLGADPWTTFKRITLPMIIPGITGGWLLAFINSFDELTMSIFVTSPQTVTLPVRMYMYATESIDPMMASVSALVIVITAGAMLLIDRAYGLNRILVGHHG
- a CDS encoding ABC transporter permease, encoding MPTSTTSTLSGAAAANANVSSPSKAPWHAFLPAWLLCAPAFVLFATLVLVPLAMTVVLTFYRFDPQSGPIAAFQFGNYAHVLGSSYYHEIFARTFGIAIVTTLLCIVIGAPEAYVLYRMRDPWRSLFLLAILAPLLVSVVVRAFGWSMLLNTNGLVNQALGAFGLGPYRLEYTKFAIVIALVHVMLPFMVIPVWTSLQKLDPQTENAALSLMASPATALRRIVLPQLMPGILSGSLMVFGLSASAFAIPGLLGGRRLKVAATAVYDEFLSSLNWPLGATIAVLLLIANLAIMLTYYRMLERRYQRSMG
- a CDS encoding ABC transporter ATP-binding protein, with amino-acid sequence MSFLTLTDLSKSYGNLHAVSDLNLSVEKGEFVSLLGPSGCGKTTTLQMIAGFIDVTRGRIALDGRDITHVKPNQRGLGVVFQSYALFPHMTVAENVSFGLEMRGVAKAERAGRIREALGLVRLDKLGERFPRELSGGQRQRVALARALVIEPPVLLLDEPMSNLDAKLREDMQFELRAIQRKVGTTTVMVTHDQAEALSISDRVVVMEAGRITQVDTPYRAYERPQTQFVSQFLGKANMLPGVVVHAADDQIRIDLGHDLIETRDASSTQRAERPERRLGLGDAVTLCIRPEKLRLCAPDAGRLAARVASRFFLGSQWLYRVDSKLGDMLVCCQNEGGEPFAEGDAVGVDWTSDAVRFIDEDARHAH